The following proteins are co-located in the Solanum pennellii chromosome 1, SPENNV200 genome:
- the LOC107021542 gene encoding uncharacterized protein LOC107021542 produces the protein MELREELEELSEGSSNPWILGGNFNVILYAEEKLGGLPFTHSEVADFAHCVSNSALVELPTTGSKFTWCNGRIEEEYIFKWLDRVMVNHEFQDILPSSSVQHLIRQGLDHAPLLMANRCDLSKAEAELRKYLNIQEEFWRQKAGMRWFKDGDRNTIFYHTYVKGRRKELHIGEIKFNHEDVLKTNDRIGEATVDFFGDQFREADVMINVAMINNIPRVISAEQNDKMEELPSLEEIKTVVYKLNGDNTSGLTRWIFRIFFPSVL, from the exons ATGGAGTTGCGGGAAGAATTGGAGGAGCTCTCAGAAGGAAGTAGTAACCCATGGATACTGGGGGGTAATTTCAATGTTATACTATATGCAGAGGAGAAACTAGGAGGTCTCCCTTTTACTCATTCAGAGGTTGCTGACTTTGCACATTGTGTTAGCAATAGTGCGCTTGTGGAATTACCAACCACAGGAAGCAAATTTACATGGTGTAATGGAAGAATAGAAGAGGAATATATCTTCAAATGGTTAGATAGGGTTATGGTCAACCATGAGTTCCAGGATATACTGCCGAGTAGTAGTGTTCAACACCTAATTAGACAGGGTTTAGATCATGCTCCCTTACTAATG GCTAATAGGTGTGATCTTAGTAAAGCTGAAGCGGAGCTCAGAAAATATCTCAACATTCAAGAAGAATTTTGGAGGCAAAAGGCTGGTATGAGATGGTTCAAGGATGGGGATAGgaatacaatattttatcataCATATGTCAAAGGAAGAAGGAAAGAGCTGCATATAGGAGAGATTAAATTTAATCATGAAGATGTCCTCAAGACTAATGATCGAATAGGAGAGGCAACTGTTGACTTCTTCGGGGACCAGTTTCGAGAAGCAGATGTGATGATTAATGTAGCGATGATCAATAATATACCTCGTGTGATCTCGGCAGAGCAGAATGATAAGATGGAAGAACTACCAAGCTTGGAGGAGATTAAAACAGTGGTTTATAAGCTGAATGGAGACAACACCAGTGGACTGACTAGATGGATTTTTAGGATCTTTTTTCCAAGTGTGCTGTGA